One Mauremys mutica isolate MM-2020 ecotype Southern chromosome 9, ASM2049712v1, whole genome shotgun sequence DNA segment encodes these proteins:
- the RNPEPL1 gene encoding aminopeptidase RNPEPL1, with the protein MAAPAPRPPGLCCCRKGPPPGPEAPPAPPPPPPEPPPDVASASSSQLFRLRHLQLGLELRPAARALAGCLVLELCALRARPRALVLDTHPALRVLSAGYRRAPAGEGPCAFAFPAGPPAAAAGASPGPLPSEPSTVSSSSLSAPSTASTPLSAPASPVPSPDPGAQAQLGDPPSSPLACPSPDSPPAPDLPPPPCPTFPDPSAASCPLVFRVDPFTDYGSALTISLPAALQPHQPFQIIIRYTTTDGPAIWWLDPELTCGKAKPFVFTQGHSVCNRSFFPCFDTPAVKCSYSATVKAPAGIQVLMSATQSTYLEQEGIYQFYMEYPVPAYLVALVAGDLIFADVGPRSRVWAEPCLLPTAISKLSGMVERWLSAAESLYGRYIWGRYDIVFLPPSFPIVAMENPCLTFIISSILESDDFLIIDVIHEIAHSWFGNAVTNATWEEMWLSEGLATYAQRRITTETYGAAFTCLETAFRLDALHRQMKLLGEDNPVSKLQVKLEPGVNPSNLMNLFTYEKGYCFVYYLSQLCGDPTHFDSFLRAYIEKYKFTSVVAQDLLDSFLNFFPELKEQSVDNKAGLEFERWLNATGPPLAEPDLSQGSSLIRPVETLFKLWTTEPLDAVAAASSVDITKWRPFQTVLFLDRLLDGSPLPPEVIKKLSECYSSQLDTMNAEIRIRWLQIVVRNDYYPDFYKVRHFLEYQMSRMYTIPLYEDICTGTLKSFALEVFYQTQNQLHPNLRKTIQQILTQGLNPLPTTETTAVATDTPTMVLEDKPSETANSAISLRDVNVSA; encoded by the exons ATGGCGGCTCCGGCTCCGCGGCCGCCCGGCCTGTGCTGCTGCCGCAAGGGGCCCCCGCCCGGGCCCGAGGCGCCGCCggccccgccgccgcccccgCCCGAGCCGCCGCCGGACGTGGCCTCGGCCTCGAGCTCGCAGCTCTTCCGCCTCCGCcacctgcagctggggctggagctgcggCCCGCGGCCCGCGCGCTGGCGGGCTGCCTGGTGCTGGAGCTCTGCGCCCTGCGGGCCCGGCCCCGCGCCCTGGTGCTGGACACGCACCCGGCCCTGCGCGTCCTCTCGGCCGGCTACCGCCGCGCCCCGGCCGGGGAGGGGCCCTGCGCCTTCGCCTTCCCCGCGGGgccgcccgccgccgccgccggcgcGTCCCCCGGCCCGCTGCCGTCCGAGCCCTCCACCGTCTCCTCGTCCTCCCTGTCCGCCCCTTCCACCGCCTCCACCCCGCTCTCGGCGCCCGCCAGCCCCGTGCCGAGCCCTGACCCCGGGGCCCAGGCCCAGCTCGGcgaccccccttccagccccctggctTGTCCCTCCCCTgactcccccccggcccccgacctgccgccccctccctgccccaccttccCCGACCCTTCCGCAGCCTCCTGCCCGCTCGTCTTCAGGGTAGACCCCTTCACTGACTATGGCTCCGCCCTCACCATCTCCCTGCCCGCTGCCCTGCAGCCTCACCAGCCCTTCCAGATCATCATCCGCTACACCACCACCGACGGCCCGGCC atctggtggctggacccagagctAACTTGTGGCAAAGCCAAGCCGTTTGTCTTCACCCAGGGCCATTCAGTGTGTAATCGGTCCTTCTTTCCGTGCTTTGACACACCAGCAGTGAAATGCAGCTATTCAGCTACAGTCAAG GCCCCCGCGGGTATCCAGGTGTTGATGAGTGCCACCCAAAGTACCTACTTGGAGCAGGAGGGCATATACCAGTTTTATATGGAATATCCAGTTCCTGCCTATCTCGTGGCTCTGGTGGCAGGGGACCTTATCTTTGCAGACGTTGGCCCCAG GAGCAGGGTGTGGGCAGAACCTTGTCTGCTGCCAACAGCCATCAGCAAGCTGTCTGGCATGGTGGAGCGTTGGCTGAGTGCTGCAGAGAGCCTCTATGGCCGTTACATATGGGGAAG GTATGATATTGTTTTTCTTCCTCCATCCTTCCCCATTGTTGCTATGGAGAACCCGTGCCTGACCTTCATAATCTCTTCCATTCTGGAGAGTGACGATTTCCTCATCATCGACGTCATTCATGAGATTGCCCACAGCTGGTTTGGCAATGCAGTCACCAACGCCACGTGGGAGGAGATGTGGCTGAGCGAGGGGCTGGCCACGTATGCACAGCGCCGGATCACCACTGAGACCTATG GTGCTGCCTTCACATGCCTGGAGACTGCATTCCGTCTTGATGCCCTCCACAGACAGATGAAGCTCCTAGGGGAGGACAACCCTGTTAGCAAGCTTCAGGTTAAGCTGGAGCCAG GGGTGAATCCGAGTAATCTGATGAACCTGTTCACCTACGAGAAAGGCTACTGCTTTGTTTACTACCTGTCCCAGCTTTGCGGAGACCCCACACACTTCGACTCCTTCCTCAGA GCATACATTGAGAAATACAAGTTCACCAGCGTTGTAGCCCAAGATCTTTTGGATTCCTTCCTGAATTTTTTTCCAGAACTGAAAGAGCAAAGTGTTGACAACAAAGCAG GACTGGAGTTTGAACGTTGGCTCAATGCTACAGGACCTCCATTAGCTGAGCCAGACTTATCTCAGGGATCCAGTCTGATCAGACCAGTGGAGACACTCTTCAAACTCTGGACCACTGAGCCTCTTGATGCCGTTGCTGCTGCTAGCAGTGTTGACATCACTAAATGGAGACCGTTCCAAACTGTGCTCTTTTTGGACAGATTGTTGGATGGGTCACCGTTGCCTCCTG AGGTGATAAAAAAGCTTTCAGAATGTTACTCCTCTCAGCTGGACACCATGAATGCAGAGATCCGTATCCGCTGGTTGCAGATCGTAGTCCGAAATGACTATTACCCAGATTTTTACAAAGTCCGACACTTCTTGGAATACCAG atGTCTCGAATGTACACAATTCCACTGTATGAGGACATCTGTACTGGCACCCTGAAGTCCTTTGCCTTAGAAGTTTTCTACCAGACCCAGAACCAGCTGCACCCCAACTTGCGGAAAACCATTCAGCAGATTTTGACACAGGGCTTGAATCCTCTTCCCACCACAGAGACTACAGCAGTTGCCACAGACACACCAACTATGGTGCTTGAGGACAAACCCTCAGAGACCGCTAACAGTGCCATTTCACTCAGGGATGTTAACGTGTCTGCTTAG